The sequence CTTTGGATTAACGAGGCTTGGCATTAAGCCAACCATTACAAACTAACACCCCCTCAATGCAGGCTCTATTGCTGTTTCAGGTGCGCTTTGGTGCTAACTGTTATTCGCGATTGTCGGCCTGCATTCCCTAACACTGTAAGGATACATAATGGAATTTGTCGGTGATAAAAACGAGCGCTATGAATCTGAGTTGCCAGCCTCGGACAAATATCCAGCCCTGAAAATTTCAGAGTTTCAGTCTCTGTTCCATTTCCAAAGCAATGAAACAGAGGCAGGCATTCTGCATCACGCTACGGTGTCACGCATCAAAGTGCATTCTGAACTTAAAGACACCTTAACCCCCTTTGCTAGTTTGACGGAGTTATCTCAAGAACGCTTTGGTGATGATGACTCGGCCGAAACCCTTTACAAGCAAGCTGTATTCGCACTGACCGCCGCTCAACTAATCAGTGTGCAAATGAGTGGTGACGCCACCGCTGAAGCGGCAGACAGACAAGAAGCGCTCACCCGTAAGAAAGAAGAGTGTGAAGTGCAGTACCGCCAAGCCATAGACATGTTGATTCACGCAGAAGAAACCTACTGCTTTGAGAGGGTGTAATGAAAGCGCTGCAAAGCTTAACAGACCTATTCAAAAGCCATGTAACCGATGCGGCCAAAATGGATGTGTGGGCGGAGGATGGCGCCTTATTTTGTGGTCAGGGTTCAGATGTCGATGGATTTGAAATTGAGTATACCGCCATCATTTTCTTGCAAAGCGCCAAGTTAGAGCCGCAAGTGTTGTTTATGCAATTAGT comes from Vibrio bathopelagicus and encodes:
- a CDS encoding head completion/stabilization protein, with the translated sequence MEFVGDKNERYESELPASDKYPALKISEFQSLFHFQSNETEAGILHHATVSRIKVHSELKDTLTPFASLTELSQERFGDDDSAETLYKQAVFALTAAQLISVQMSGDATAEAADRQEALTRKKEECEVQYRQAIDMLIHAEETYCFERV